The proteins below come from a single Corylus avellana chromosome ca3, CavTom2PMs-1.0 genomic window:
- the LOC132173886 gene encoding large ribosomal subunit protein eL20z-like isoform X3 has protein sequence MSEEGKNRGVPAEHHHVQHQQYEGQYGLFQGVANYPPPPPVMGLPQPVPPPGATEPSAPPPPQCYVQAYETVPGYAVAEGIPVRERRLPCCGIGVGWFLIDYREKPGYIGCTVASILAILAVILGATKGADDW, from the exons ATGAGCGAAGAAGGGAAAAACAGAGGAGTCCCCGCCGAACACCACCATGTTCAGCATCAGCAGTATGAGGGTCAGTACGGCCTCTTCCAAGGCGTGGCCAACTATCCTCCGCCGCCGCCCGTTATGGGCTTGCCTCAGCCTGTCCCGCCGCCCGGCGCCACCGAGCCCTCCGCTCCTCCGCCCCCTCAGTGCTATGTTCAAGCATATGAAACCGTTCCAG GTTACGCTGTTGCTGAGGGAATACCAGTGCGAGAGCGTCGCCTTCCTTGCTGTGGTATAGGTGTTGGCTGGTTCCT AATTGATTATCGAGAGAAACCAGGATATATCGGTTGCACAGTTGCT TCTATTCTTGCTATCCTTGCTGTTATTCTTGGTGCGACAAAAGGGGCTGATGATTGGTGA
- the LOC132173886 gene encoding large ribosomal subunit protein eL20z-like isoform X1, whose translation MSEEGKNRGVPAEHHHVQHQQYEGQYGLFQGVANYPPPPPVMGLPQPVPPPGATEPSAPPPPQCYVQAYETVPGYAVAEGIPVRERRLPCCGIGVGWFLFIIGFFLAAIPWYVGAIILFCGRIDYREKPGYIGCTVASILAILAVILGATKGADDW comes from the exons ATGAGCGAAGAAGGGAAAAACAGAGGAGTCCCCGCCGAACACCACCATGTTCAGCATCAGCAGTATGAGGGTCAGTACGGCCTCTTCCAAGGCGTGGCCAACTATCCTCCGCCGCCGCCCGTTATGGGCTTGCCTCAGCCTGTCCCGCCGCCCGGCGCCACCGAGCCCTCCGCTCCTCCGCCCCCTCAGTGCTATGTTCAAGCATATGAAACCGTTCCAG GTTACGCTGTTGCTGAGGGAATACCAGTGCGAGAGCGTCGCCTTCCTTGCTGTGGTATAGGTGTTGGCTGGTTCCT GTTTATTATTGGTTTCTTCCTTGCTGCCATCCCCTGGTATGTTGGGGCAATTATTCTATTTTGTGGCAGAATTGATTATCGAGAGAAACCAGGATATATCGGTTGCACAGTTGCT TCTATTCTTGCTATCCTTGCTGTTATTCTTGGTGCGACAAAAGGGGCTGATGATTGGTGA
- the LOC132173886 gene encoding large ribosomal subunit protein eL20z-like isoform X2, which produces MSEEGKNRGVPAEHHHVQHQQYEGQYGLFQGVANYPPPPPVMGLPQPVPPPGATEPSAPPPPQCYVQAYETVPGYAVAEGIPVRERRLPCCGIGVGWFLFIIGFFLAAIPWYVGAIILFCGRIDYREKPGYIGCTVASDLGNDIRI; this is translated from the exons ATGAGCGAAGAAGGGAAAAACAGAGGAGTCCCCGCCGAACACCACCATGTTCAGCATCAGCAGTATGAGGGTCAGTACGGCCTCTTCCAAGGCGTGGCCAACTATCCTCCGCCGCCGCCCGTTATGGGCTTGCCTCAGCCTGTCCCGCCGCCCGGCGCCACCGAGCCCTCCGCTCCTCCGCCCCCTCAGTGCTATGTTCAAGCATATGAAACCGTTCCAG GTTACGCTGTTGCTGAGGGAATACCAGTGCGAGAGCGTCGCCTTCCTTGCTGTGGTATAGGTGTTGGCTGGTTCCT GTTTATTATTGGTTTCTTCCTTGCTGCCATCCCCTGGTATGTTGGGGCAATTATTCTATTTTGTGGCAGAATTGATTATCGAGAGAAACCAGGATATATCGGTTGCACAGTTGCT TCAGATCTTGGAAACGATATTCGAATTTGA
- the LOC132174217 gene encoding uncharacterized protein LOC132174217: MKLAKIWACREKLKEKTKELTMLQQQENPANVGNIKLLQGEIDVLLEQEDTRWKQRAKQNGGNEWSNIEDISNAFIEFYQKLFTTEVVQGVDECLAGMEGRVTEEMNNMLLKPFTQGEVESALHQMHPLKSPGPDGMSAVFYQHSWGMIKKEVCMAVLDYLNNGHFDSSINETYITLIPKTKDPTRLTEYRPISLCNVIYKLIAKALANRLKKVLSQIIAPNQSAFIPGRLITDNILVAFEALHTMDARMSGRKGYMALKLDMSKAYDRVEWAFLEAIMVGLGFAVEWVEKVMTCVRTVTYSILINGQPYGKIVPTRGIRQGDLLSPYLFILCAEGLSTSMNKAEREGRISGLPIARGGTKVNHLLFADDSLLFCRASILEWDRVQQVLEVYEKASGQQLNRSKTSIFFSKNTKTEAKMAILVAAGVNSTARYEKYLGLLALIGRSKVSAFTSITGRIWDRINGWKEKFLSQAGKEVLLKAVVQSIPTYTMSVFQLPKTLCRDINSMMAKFWWGHKENDSRIAWMSWHKMGLAKECGGLGFRDLEMFNLALLAKQGWRLLNNPGTLVATIFREKYYPQGDFLGANLGRKPSYAWRSIWNAKGLLNEGLIWCIGYGESVRIWEDRWLPSSGSHKVQSPIKVLPRDAKVSNLINPETKCWDTALVQNVFTEVEAREICGMVVCPTTRRDRLVWAGGKHGVFTVRSAYHLAKEIGQREEGSCSKENLQKKVWKGIWKIQGASVVKTFMWQACNNILPTKEMLYKRKIVQEPSCPICGLTNETVGHILWNCPSAKDVWTECSPKISKCSSIEDDFSAIMAHLLERLDADQLQLMAAVARQIWLRRNSVVFGGELTDPGTIIRWAKDQVENWCTFSKRIPKREVVLWPPSPAAWTKPPQGYTKINWDASVDKRQNRMGVGVVVRDHDGRALVMFGTSKEYVQDPSMAEAIAAREAVLLAQRLELRHIILEGDSLEIVQLLQKEEGCWSIYGQAVNDTKKRLHSWQGWGIQHVRRSANGAAHQLAKLALGCDAAQEWRGSFPQCVLSIVSKEC; this comes from the exons ATGAAGTTGGCAAAAATATGGGCATGTagagaaaaattaaaggaaaagaCTAAGGAGCTGACAATGCTACAGCAGCAGGAGAATCCGGCTAATGTGGGCAATATTAAATTGTTGCAAGGCGAGATTGATGTTCTATTGGAGCAAGAAGACACGCGGTGGAAGCAACGGGCCAAACAAAATG GGGGGAACGAGTGGAGTAACATAGAAGATATTAGCAATGCCTTCATTGAGTTCTACCAAAAACTCTTCACTACCGAGGTGGTCCAAGGAGTGGATGAGTGCTTGGCTGGGATGGAGGGGAGAGTCACGGAGGAGATGAATAATATGCTTCTTAAGCCGTTCACCCAAGGTGAAGTGGAAAGTGCCTTGCATCAGATGCACCCTTTAAAATCCCCCGGACCCGATGGCATGTCGGCGGTGTTCTACCAACATTCCTGGGGCATGATAAAAAAGGAGGTATGTATGGCAGTGCTTGATTATTTGAATAACGGACACTTTGATTCCTCTATCAATGAGACCTATATTACGTTAATTCCAAAGACCAAAGATCCCACACGTCTTACTGAATATAGGCCTATCAGCTTATGTAATGTCATTTATAAGTTGATTGCAAAAGCACTAGCTAACAGGTTGAAGAAGGTTTTGTCACAGATCATTGCTCCCAATCAAAGTGCATTCATTCCAGGCCGATTAATAACAGACAATATCTTGGTGGCTTTTGAAGCCCTTCATACGATGGATGCTAGAATGTCGGGTAGGAAAGGGTATATGGCACTCAAGCTAGACATGAGTAAGGCCTATGATCGGGTCGAATGGGCTTTCTTGGAGGCTATTATGGTAGGATTGGGATTTGCAGTGGAATGGGTGGAGAAAGTGATGACATGTGTACGCACGGTCACATATTCTATCCTCATCAACGGCCAACCCTATGGGAAAATTGTGCCAACTCGGGGTATCCGGCAAGGTGACCTATTATCTCcgtacttatttattttatgtgcaGAGGGCCTTAGCACCTCGATGAACAAGGCGGAACGGGAGGGAAGGATCTCAGGACTCCCCATTGCCCGAGGAGGAACGAAGGTTAATCACCTTTTATTTGCGGATGACAGCTTACTTTTCTGCCGGGCTAGTATTTTGGAGTGGGATCGCGTACAACAAGTGTTGGAGGTGTATGAGAAAGCCTCGGGCCAACAATTGAACCGAAGCAAGACATCTATTTTCTTCAGTAAGAATACTAAGACTGAAGCCAAAATGGCCATTCTTGTTGCAGCAGGGGTGAATTCCACGGCGAGGTACGAGAAATATTTGGGTCTACTGGCTTTAATCGGGCGATCTAAGGTGAGTGCTTTCACGAGCATTACGGGGAGGATATGGGATCGCATAAATGGGTGGAAGGAAAAGTTCCTCTCGCAAGCAGGGAAGGAAGTTCTTTTGAAGGCCGTGGTGCAGTCAATTCCAACATACACTATGAGCGTGTTCCAATTGCCTAAAACGCTTTGCAGGGACATTAATTCCATGATGGccaaattttggtgggggcataaagaGAATGATTCGCGGattgcttggatgagttggcacAAGATGGGATTGGCAAAGGAGTGCGGTGGGTTGGGATTTCGTGATCTTGAAATGTTTAACCTCGCACTCCTAGCCAAGCAAGGTTGGAGATTATTGAATAACCCCGGCACTTTAGTAGCTACTATCTTTCGAGAGAAATATTATCCTCAAGGGGATTTTTTGGGAGCAAATCTGGGGAGGAAACCTTCATATGCGTGGCGAAGTATATGGAATGCTAAAGGCTTACTCAATGAAGGTTTAATTTGGTGTATTGGTTACGGAGAATCAGTAAGAATCTGGGAAGACCGTTGGCTTCCATCTAGTGGCTCACATAAAGTTCAATCTCCAATCAAAGTTTTACCTAGAGATGCCAAAGTGAGTAATCTCATCAACCCAGAAACTAAATGTTGGGATACGGCCTTGGTACAGAATGTTTTTACTGAAGTCGAAGCCAGGGAGATATGTGGAATGGTGGTGTGCCCTACTACTAGAAGAGACAGATTGGTCTGGGCAGGGGGGAAACATGGTGTATTTACAGTGAGGAGTGCCTACCATCTCGCAAAAGAAATTGGGCAAAGGGAAGAAGGGAGCTGCTCCAAGGAAAATTTGCAGAAGAAGGTGTGGAAAGGGATATGGAAAATTCAAGGAGCAAGTGTGGTTAAAACCTTCATGTGGCAAGCATGCAATAATATTTTGCCCACTAAGGAGATGTTGTATAAGCGAAAGATAGTGCAAGAGCCTTCTTGCCCGATTTGTGGTTTGACAAATGAAACAGTGGGCCATATACTTTGGAACTGTCCATCAGCTAAAGATGTGTGGACCGAATGCTCTCCCAAAATCAGTAAATGTTCCAGCATTGAAGATGATTTCAGTGCTATTATGGCCCATCTGTTGGAGAGACTGGATGCGGACCAGTTACAACTTATGGCAGCAGTAGCTCGGCAAATTTGGCTAAGGAGAAACTCGGTGGTGTTTGGGGGGGAACTGACTGACCCAGGTACTATCATACGTTGGGCCAAGGATCAAGTAGAAAATTGGTGCACATTCTCCAAACGAATACCAAAGAGGGAGGTAGTGTTGTGGCCACCTTCTCCTGCTGCATGGACCAAGCCGCCTCAGGGCTACACGAAAATCAACTGGGATGCCTCGGTAGACAAACGGCAAAACAGGATGGGCGTTGGGGTAGTGGTTCGTGACCATGACGGCAGAGCTCTTGTGATGTTTGGCACGAGCAAGGAGTATGTGCAGGACCCATCGATGGCGGAAGCCATTGCAGCAAGGGAAGCGGTGTTGCTGGCACAGCGATTGGAATTACGGCATATCATACTTGAAGGGGACTCCTTAGAAATTGTCCAATTGTTGCAAAAGGAGGAAGGATGTTGGTCGATATATGGGCAGGCGGTAAATGACACAAAGAAGAGATTGCATTCATGGCAGGGGTGGGGAATTCAACACGTGAGAAGATCGGCCAATGGTGCTGCCCACCAACTCGCCAAGCTGGCTCTAGGGTGTGATGCTGCGCAGGAGTGGAGGGGGTCTTTCCCACAGTGTGTGCTTTCTATTGTATCCAAGGAATGCTGA